In one window of Bacteroidales bacterium DNA:
- a CDS encoding fibronectin type III domain-containing protein, which produces MKLTTLSIIFVLTTFYSVHAQNLYTLSNAANPTNEANSTTGWSGAATITSSTTTPQNGTYSILITSNSSGGRDGRFTFTAVSGTVYNITIWARRGATFNSPAFANWTGLSGFATTNISTQTWTAYNFTVTATATNPVIAVYSAPIGAAAGNEVYIDNISITASGGGGGTDTQPPTAPTNLAASNIASTSLTLTWTASTDNVGVTNYRIYRNNNYLGQTGNATTTFNVTGLTASTTYSFYVRAADAAGNLSVTSNTINPTTTSGGGGGDTQPPTAPTSLAASNVGSSSLTLTWNASTDNVGVTNYQIFRNNTFFGQTGNATTTFNASGLASSTTYSFYVIAQDAAGNNSNQSNTINATTTAGSGGGGTPYTTENANLPTVNWQSLNYYAAGYVGIGTQPNSTYRLSVNGNIRAKEVVVESGWSDFVFDKDYELPPLHEVERFINENGHLKDIPSATEVQKNGIGLAEINTRLLQKVEELTLYIIEMNKKIEELENAQKTQSINQK; this is translated from the coding sequence ATGAAACTAACTACCTTATCAATAATATTTGTGCTCACAACTTTTTATTCAGTTCATGCACAAAACCTGTATACGCTTTCAAACGCTGCAAATCCAACAAATGAAGCAAATTCAACCACAGGGTGGTCGGGTGCAGCTACTATTACATCATCAACAACTACTCCGCAAAATGGGACATACAGCATATTAATTACCTCAAACAGCTCAGGGGGAAGGGATGGCAGATTTACGTTCACTGCAGTCTCCGGAACCGTTTATAACATAACTATCTGGGCACGAAGGGGGGCTACTTTCAATAGTCCGGCATTTGCCAACTGGACCGGCCTTTCGGGATTTGCAACTACAAATATTTCAACGCAAACCTGGACGGCATATAATTTTACTGTGACCGCTACAGCAACAAACCCTGTGATAGCCGTTTACTCGGCGCCTATCGGTGCTGCGGCAGGCAATGAGGTTTATATTGATAATATAAGTATCACGGCATCGGGAGGAGGCGGAGGAACTGATACCCAGCCGCCAACTGCCCCAACCAACCTGGCTGCATCAAATATTGCTTCCACTTCCTTAACGCTCACATGGACTGCTTCTACTGATAATGTTGGTGTGACTAATTACAGGATTTACAGGAATAATAATTATCTGGGACAAACCGGCAACGCGACAACTACCTTTAATGTCACAGGACTTACAGCTTCAACAACCTACAGTTTCTATGTCAGGGCGGCCGATGCAGCCGGTAATCTTTCCGTTACCAGTAATACTATTAATCCTACAACAACCAGCGGTGGGGGTGGCGGTGATACGCAACCGCCAACAGCACCTACAAGCCTTGCTGCATCTAATGTTGGTTCATCATCTTTAACATTAACATGGAATGCTTCCACCGACAATGTGGGTGTAACCAATTACCAGATCTTCCGTAATAACACCTTCTTTGGCCAAACCGGTAATGCAACGACTACATTTAATGCATCAGGACTTGCCTCCTCTACTACATACAGTTTTTATGTGATTGCCCAGGATGCGGCAGGCAATAACTCAAACCAGAGTAACACCATAAATGCGACGACCACGGCAGGCAGTGGCGGAGGCGGCACGCCTTATACCACTGAAAATGCAAATCTCCCCACTGTCAACTGGCAATCGCTGAACTATTACGCTGCGGGTTATGTGGGAATAGGAACACAACCGAATTCAACTTACCGGTTATCGGTAAACGGGAATATCAGGGCTAAAGAAGTGGTTGTTGAATCAGGATGGTCTGACTTTGTATTTGATAAAGATTATGAATTACCACCTCTTCACGAAGTAGAAAGATTTATCAATGAAAATGGCCATTTAAAAGATATCCCTTCTGCCACCGAAGTTCAGAAGAATGGTATCGGGTTAGCCGAAATCAATACACGCTTGCTTCAAAAAGTTGAAGAGCTGACGCTATACATCATTGAAATGAATAAGAAAATTGAAGAACTTGAAAACGCTCAGAAGACTCAATCTATAAATCAAAAGTAA
- a CDS encoding tyrosinase family protein, which yields MKLIYITLSLLFLSIVTSGQSIRKNYNEMTALERNNLVNAFYQLRTGPDLINDLAVFHGAYFDLDNSSTPTALDIHFNLPDEPEQDIFLAWHRRQIFEVEQAMQDINPYISIPFWNSSVDQSTTSPLWDQNFMGQFNTDWDLQRNLGGMDMLPFPSDVTQAQSQTDWYLYSDMLERGPVHHGAHRWVGGIMNANVSPRDPVFYLHHAWIDKLWREWQDAHQSSTYMRTNMLRYDGTYVFNGQTLPVVNPNSIINARSLGTFYGENQLAIMDNYTVSNTYNAQELFFYQYVIQVQNNFNVPAQRNARIESVTRIRLLPGFHAFNGSNFVATIGDGTTGQREFPAIVRNTIPWDNRGIPIDWDAYRPKELEESVIEGNIHIYPNPFTDRLTLISKEPYDTWFVEIYDLTGRKLFEKESGHASTVVYQLDQLNKGTYVIKMTLNGNVIKSSTIIKQ from the coding sequence ATGAAACTAATCTATATAACGCTTTCTCTTCTTTTTTTGAGCATTGTCACTTCTGGCCAGAGTATCAGGAAAAACTACAATGAAATGACAGCCCTTGAGCGGAATAATCTTGTAAACGCATTCTATCAGCTGCGTACCGGTCCCGATCTGATAAATGACCTGGCCGTATTTCATGGTGCTTATTTTGATCTTGATAATTCTTCAACTCCAACAGCACTGGATATCCATTTTAACCTGCCCGATGAGCCTGAACAGGATATTTTCCTGGCCTGGCACCGCCGACAGATCTTTGAAGTGGAACAGGCAATGCAGGATATTAATCCATATATCAGTATCCCGTTCTGGAATTCCTCCGTTGATCAGTCAACGACCTCTCCCTTGTGGGATCAGAATTTCATGGGACAATTCAACACTGACTGGGATTTGCAGCGTAATTTGGGAGGAATGGATATGTTGCCATTTCCATCTGACGTGACTCAGGCACAATCACAAACCGATTGGTATCTTTATTCAGATATGCTTGAGCGTGGTCCGGTTCACCATGGTGCTCACCGCTGGGTTGGCGGTATAATGAATGCCAATGTTTCACCCCGCGACCCTGTGTTTTACCTGCATCATGCCTGGATTGATAAATTATGGCGCGAATGGCAGGATGCACACCAAAGCTCCACGTATATGCGAACCAACATGCTGAGGTATGATGGTACTTATGTTTTTAACGGTCAAACACTGCCGGTTGTTAATCCCAACAGTATTATCAATGCACGTTCACTGGGCACCTTTTATGGTGAAAACCAACTGGCAATAATGGACAATTATACCGTAAGCAACACTTATAACGCTCAGGAACTCTTCTTTTACCAGTATGTTATTCAGGTTCAGAATAATTTTAACGTCCCTGCGCAGCGTAATGCCCGCATTGAATCAGTAACAAGAATCAGGCTATTACCCGGTTTCCATGCCTTTAATGGTTCAAACTTTGTAGCTACCATTGGTGACGGAACCACAGGGCAGCGCGAATTTCCTGCTATTGTCAGGAATACAATCCCATGGGACAACAGAGGTATCCCTATTGACTGGGATGCTTACAGGCCCAAAGAATTAGAGGAAAGCGTGATTGAAGGAAACATCCACATCTATCCCAACCCGTTTACCGACAGGCTGACATTAATCTCAAAAGAACCTTATGACACCTGGTTCGTTGAAATTTATGACCTGACAGGAAGAAAACTATTTGAGAAAGAGTCAGGACATGCTTCGACTGTTGTATACCAACTTGATCAATTAAACAAAGGCACTTACGTAATTAAAATGACGCTGAACGGTAATGTTATCAAGAGTTCAACCATTATTAAACAATAA
- the porV gene encoding type IX secretion system outer membrane channel protein PorV, producing MRFKPVFLSCLLAGIAFVSVNQSFAQKTTFIGQDLNTITTAVPFLQIGPDARSGGMGEAGVSSAPDANSLHWNPAKYSFIDSDMGFSLSYSPWLYKLVKDISLTYASGFKKLNNNSAIAGSLLYFSLGDIVFTNIQGDVVGNYRPSEFAISGAYSRMLTERLSGAVSGRYIHSNLTQGQEVAGTSTKPGNSVAADIAIYSEHPLEFASLQGGMFAWGLNISNIGAKISYSDDNTQRDFIPTNLRIGPSLTLEFDEFNKMTFAVDFNKLLIPTPPIYETDSSGQVIYDDNNNPIIASGMNPNVSVPVGMFHSFYDAPGGFTEELHEISIAGGIEYWYDNVFALRGGYFYEHATKGNRKFFTFGAGLRYNVFGLDISYLVSPDQLNPLDKTLRFSLHFNFDAVKEPATNSVPKK from the coding sequence ATGCGCTTTAAGCCGGTTTTTTTGTCCTGCCTCCTTGCGGGAATTGCTTTTGTATCTGTAAATCAATCATTTGCACAGAAGACAACTTTTATTGGCCAAGATCTCAATACCATTACAACAGCTGTTCCTTTTCTTCAGATAGGTCCTGATGCACGTTCAGGTGGAATGGGAGAAGCCGGTGTTTCAAGTGCTCCTGACGCCAATTCCCTGCATTGGAATCCTGCAAAGTACTCTTTTATTGACAGTGACATGGGTTTCTCATTGTCATACAGTCCCTGGCTCTACAAACTGGTAAAAGATATTTCACTCACTTATGCATCGGGTTTCAAGAAACTAAACAATAATTCAGCCATTGCCGGATCGTTGTTATATTTCTCACTCGGTGACATTGTTTTCACAAACATTCAGGGTGATGTGGTAGGTAACTACAGGCCAAGTGAATTTGCCATCAGTGGCGCTTATTCACGTATGCTTACAGAGCGTCTCTCAGGTGCGGTTAGTGGCAGATATATCCATTCAAATCTTACCCAGGGACAGGAAGTAGCAGGTACATCTACAAAACCGGGTAATTCAGTTGCCGCTGACATAGCAATTTACTCTGAACATCCGCTTGAATTTGCCAGCCTGCAGGGTGGTATGTTTGCATGGGGACTTAACATTAGTAACATTGGTGCCAAAATATCATACTCTGACGACAATACCCAACGCGACTTTATTCCTACAAATCTCCGCATAGGCCCGTCGCTGACCCTTGAATTCGATGAATTCAATAAGATGACATTTGCCGTTGACTTCAATAAATTACTGATTCCAACCCCGCCAATTTATGAAACAGATTCAAGCGGACAGGTAATTTATGATGACAATAACAATCCAATAATTGCCAGTGGGATGAATCCAAACGTATCAGTACCGGTTGGAATGTTCCATTCATTCTACGATGCTCCGGGTGGTTTTACCGAAGAACTTCATGAGATTTCAATTGCCGGTGGTATTGAATACTGGTACGACAATGTATTCGCTCTCAGGGGTGGTTATTTTTATGAGCATGCAACAAAAGGTAACCGTAAGTTCTTCACTTTCGGCGCCGGTTTAAGATATAATGTATTTGGTCTTGATATCTCATACCTGGTTTCACCTGACCAGCTTAATCCGCTTGATAAAACACTGCGCTTTTCATTACACTTCAATTTTGATGCTGTAAAAGAACCGGCAACCAACAGTGTTCCTAAGAAATAA
- a CDS encoding UpxY family transcription antiterminator — protein MKWYACYTKPRAEKKTQIKLEKAGITCYLPLKTERRKWSDRLKTVSVPLFTSYVFVQIENHEFNKARIEGDIAGFIIFEGKPVPIPDDQIETIKRLVASANELEIAPEGMQPGQKIEILGGHLMGIRGELVRHQGTQKVLVKLDIGQGLIFNIDKNMIGSI, from the coding sequence ATGAAATGGTACGCCTGTTATACAAAGCCGAGAGCAGAAAAGAAAACGCAGATTAAGCTTGAAAAGGCGGGTATAACCTGTTACCTCCCGTTGAAGACAGAGCGCCGCAAGTGGTCAGACCGCCTGAAGACAGTCAGTGTTCCGCTCTTTACTTCTTATGTGTTCGTGCAGATTGAAAACCATGAGTTTAATAAAGCAAGGATTGAAGGTGACATTGCAGGTTTTATTATTTTTGAAGGTAAACCCGTACCGATACCCGACGATCAGATAGAAACAATAAAGCGTTTGGTTGCCTCTGCCAATGAACTGGAGATTGCCCCCGAAGGCATGCAGCCCGGACAAAAGATAGAAATACTGGGAGGGCATCTGATGGGCATCAGGGGCGAGCTGGTTAGGCATCAGGGTACGCAGAAGGTTCTGGTAAAACTCGATATCGGGCAGGGATTGATTTTTAACATTGACAAAAATATGATTGGAAGTATTTGA
- a CDS encoding M23 family metallopeptidase — MYYKRLRFTFISVLLFFNTLIFSQGIPSGYFIQPIDGVLQLSGTFAELRGGHFHSGIDLRTNSKEGFPVYAAAEGYVVRIKIQPGGFGKAVYINHPNGYTTVYAHLLSFNEAINNYTRAKQYEAESFEVDLFPPKGLLMVSKGDIIALSGNSGASEGPHLHFEIRETDTELPVDPLLFDLPVKDWIRPTMHGLRVYPEGSGSFINGSPLPASFSLVGWGPVYRLKITDTIEVAGKFSLGLNATDLLNETSNRNGVVRYSVFIDSVPAFEWQAVKFAFNETRYVNSFIDYPYYYATNQRYMRTHTDPGNKLSMYTINPAAGVFSTRPGSLHYVKVVVADSKNNESILRFIVKATGKPVKSASEPGAADQSGLLFTINKLNTFAIPGMRISLPGKCLYDSIRFRYSEQAPLPNSLSRIYQVHKPEVPLQDYFDLSVKTDTLTGIPSSRLTVVRLNAQNKPSAAGGKYENGFMRVKVRDFGRYAVMADTIAPVIKGVNITNGIDISGLKNLKVTISDNLSGIKSYRATLNGSWILMDYDAKNRLLTYEKDALLLPGENVMILTVTDGVGNNSVMQWMLKNEGVTE; from the coding sequence ATGTACTATAAACGTTTGAGATTCACTTTTATTTCCGTTTTATTATTTTTTAACACTCTGATTTTCAGTCAGGGAATCCCATCTGGTTATTTTATACAACCCATCGACGGGGTGCTGCAGCTCTCAGGCACTTTTGCTGAACTTCGGGGTGGTCATTTCCACTCGGGAATCGACCTGCGCACCAACAGCAAGGAAGGTTTTCCTGTTTATGCTGCTGCCGAAGGCTATGTTGTGCGTATAAAAATCCAGCCCGGCGGATTTGGCAAAGCCGTTTATATCAATCACCCCAATGGCTATACCACCGTTTATGCCCATCTGCTTTCTTTCAATGAAGCGATAAACAACTACACCCGCGCTAAACAATACGAAGCTGAGTCTTTTGAGGTTGACCTCTTTCCGCCAAAAGGACTTTTAATGGTCAGCAAAGGAGATATTATTGCCCTTTCGGGAAACTCGGGCGCTTCCGAAGGTCCGCACCTGCATTTTGAAATCCGTGAAACCGATACCGAACTGCCTGTTGATCCCTTACTATTCGACCTTCCCGTAAAGGACTGGATACGCCCTACCATGCATGGACTCAGAGTGTACCCCGAAGGTTCCGGCTCGTTTATCAACGGGAGCCCGTTACCTGCTTCTTTTTCACTGGTGGGATGGGGACCGGTGTACCGCCTGAAGATAACTGATACGATTGAAGTAGCCGGTAAGTTCTCACTGGGACTGAATGCAACCGACCTGCTCAACGAAACCAGCAACCGCAATGGGGTGGTCAGGTACAGCGTGTTCATCGACTCGGTACCTGCCTTTGAGTGGCAAGCCGTTAAGTTTGCCTTCAACGAAACCCGTTATGTTAACAGCTTTATCGATTATCCATACTACTATGCTACCAACCAGCGGTATATGCGCACGCATACCGACCCTGGCAACAAACTGAGCATGTATACCATCAACCCTGCTGCAGGTGTTTTCAGTACCCGGCCCGGCAGCCTTCATTATGTTAAAGTAGTGGTTGCCGATTCTAAAAACAATGAATCAATACTGCGGTTTATCGTTAAAGCCACCGGCAAACCTGTCAAAAGTGCTTCTGAACCCGGCGCAGCCGACCAGTCAGGCCTGCTTTTTACAATCAATAAGCTCAATACATTTGCCATCCCAGGCATGCGCATTAGCCTTCCCGGCAAATGCCTTTATGATAGTATCAGGTTCCGCTACAGCGAACAGGCCCCGCTTCCAAATTCGCTTTCGCGGATATACCAGGTCCATAAGCCTGAAGTGCCGCTACAGGACTATTTTGACCTATCGGTAAAAACCGACACCCTTACCGGTATTCCATCATCACGGTTAACAGTGGTACGGCTTAATGCACAGAATAAACCCTCGGCCGCAGGCGGTAAGTATGAAAACGGATTTATGAGAGTGAAGGTCCGCGATTTTGGAAGGTATGCCGTTATGGCCGACACAATAGCACCGGTAATTAAAGGAGTGAACATCACAAACGGAATAGATATCAGTGGCCTGAAAAACCTTAAAGTCACCATATCCGACAATTTAAGCGGCATAAAATCGTATCGTGCTACATTAAACGGCTCATGGATCCTGATGGATTATGATGCCAAGAACCGGCTTCTTACCTACGAAAAAGATGCACTGCTCCTGCCCGGGGAGAATGTGATGATTCTTACTGTTACTGATGGTGTGGGAAACAATAGTGTGATGCAATGGATGCTAAAAAATGAAGGAGTGACGGAGTGA